The proteins below come from a single Parageobacillus thermoglucosidasius genomic window:
- a CDS encoding hydantoinase B/oxoprolinase family protein encodes MAMNIREEKKHKTIGWNGKTLKEMREEIDRLSQLTGHYAGLKELPLKESDPIRYEKIFSKLRGGVVHARETAKRVAASPIVEQEGELCFTLYTPEGDSIVTSTGIIIHVGTMGAAIKFMIKNDYEENPGIEDGDIFCNNDCQIGNVHPCDVHTIVPIFYEGELIGWVGGVTHVIDVGATAPGSMTVGPVTRYDDGYQVACRKIGKNDTLLKDWLIESQRSVRTTKYWLLDERTRIAGCHMIRDLVLDIVKEEGIDTYKQFIREVIEEGRRGFINQVKTLLIPGRYRQVSFVDVPYKNLDVPPYARVDTIMHAPTEIIVHKDGKFEIDFEGVNRWGWHSYNATPVSITSGIWVMMSQTLIPNDRVNDGAYYASKFDLPYGSWLNPDDIRTAHSYAWHFLVSAWSPLWRGLSRNYFARGYLEEVNAGNANTSNWLQGGGYNQFNENHAVNSFESAAEGVGASAVRDGISHAAAIWNPEGDMGDMEIWELAEPLIYLGRSIKPNTGGHGKYRGGNGYETLRMVYGAKDWTMFFMGNGYISSDCGLMGGYPAAAGYRFEAHGTNLKERIEKRLPIPTGGDPDPDNPQYEKLMEAKEIIRDKQAITTETIFENYDLYLNYLRGGPGFGDPLERKPKMIEDDLNEGHILPRFAESVYGAVFTQDEKGRYIVDEEATMKRREEMRKERLKRGVPTKQWMEEERKKIVNKEAAIQVRHMYASSFALSEKFYHEFKSFWDLPENWKLTEDELDVPVFGAKINKIR; translated from the coding sequence ATGGCGATGAACATAAGAGAGGAGAAAAAACACAAAACGATCGGCTGGAATGGAAAAACGCTGAAAGAAATGCGGGAGGAAATCGACCGGCTTAGCCAGCTGACGGGACATTACGCGGGATTAAAAGAACTGCCGCTGAAAGAAAGCGACCCGATCCGTTATGAAAAAATCTTTTCGAAGCTACGCGGCGGCGTGGTACATGCGCGGGAAACGGCGAAAAGAGTTGCCGCATCGCCGATTGTAGAGCAAGAAGGTGAATTATGTTTCACGCTTTACACACCTGAAGGCGATTCTATCGTTACTTCCACCGGTATCATCATTCACGTCGGTACGATGGGGGCTGCCATCAAATTCATGATTAAAAATGATTATGAAGAGAACCCTGGCATCGAGGACGGCGACATTTTCTGCAACAATGACTGCCAGATCGGTAACGTCCATCCGTGCGACGTTCATACGATCGTGCCGATTTTCTACGAAGGTGAACTGATCGGCTGGGTTGGCGGCGTTACTCATGTTATCGATGTTGGTGCAACAGCGCCTGGAAGCATGACGGTTGGTCCGGTCACTCGTTACGATGACGGTTATCAAGTGGCCTGCCGCAAAATTGGAAAAAACGATACACTGCTTAAAGACTGGTTAATTGAGAGCCAACGTTCGGTCCGTACGACAAAGTACTGGCTGCTTGATGAACGGACCCGAATCGCCGGATGTCATATGATCCGCGATCTTGTTCTTGATATTGTTAAAGAAGAAGGAATCGATACGTACAAACAGTTTATTCGCGAAGTGATCGAAGAAGGGCGCCGCGGCTTTATCAACCAAGTAAAAACGCTGCTTATTCCGGGCAGATACCGTCAAGTTTCCTTTGTTGACGTACCGTACAAAAATCTGGATGTCCCTCCTTATGCCCGTGTGGACACGATTATGCATGCGCCAACGGAGATAATCGTTCACAAAGACGGCAAGTTTGAAATCGATTTTGAAGGTGTCAACCGATGGGGATGGCATAGTTATAACGCAACGCCGGTCTCAATTACGAGCGGGATCTGGGTTATGATGTCGCAAACGCTGATCCCAAACGACCGGGTCAATGACGGAGCATATTATGCGAGCAAGTTTGACTTGCCGTACGGTTCATGGTTAAACCCAGACGATATCCGCACCGCGCACAGCTATGCATGGCATTTCCTTGTATCTGCGTGGAGCCCGTTATGGCGTGGGCTCAGCCGCAATTATTTTGCCCGCGGCTATCTCGAAGAAGTCAATGCAGGGAATGCCAATACCTCCAACTGGCTGCAAGGGGGCGGCTACAACCAGTTCAATGAAAACCATGCTGTCAACAGCTTCGAATCAGCCGCAGAAGGCGTTGGGGCAAGCGCGGTAAGAGACGGGATCAGCCATGCCGCAGCGATTTGGAATCCGGAAGGCGATATGGGCGATATGGAAATCTGGGAGTTGGCAGAACCGCTCATTTATCTTGGAAGAAGCATTAAACCAAATACAGGCGGCCATGGGAAATACCGCGGCGGGAACGGCTATGAAACGTTGAGAATGGTGTATGGGGCAAAAGACTGGACGATGTTTTTCATGGGCAACGGTTACATTTCCAGTGATTGCGGATTGATGGGCGGTTATCCAGCCGCAGCGGGATACCGTTTTGAAGCCCACGGCACGAACTTAAAAGAACGGATTGAAAAGAGGCTGCCGATTCCAACTGGCGGTGATCCTGATCCGGATAACCCGCAATATGAAAAACTGATGGAAGCTAAAGAAATTATCCGTGATAAGCAGGCGATAACGACGGAAACGATTTTTGAAAACTATGATTTATATTTGAACTATTTGCGCGGGGGTCCAGGATTCGGCGATCCGCTAGAGCGGAAACCGAAAATGATTGAAGATGATTTAAACGAAGGCCATATCCTTCCGCGTTTTGCCGAAAGTGTTTATGGAGCAGTTTTCACACAAGATGAAAAAGGGCGATATATCGTTGATGAAGAAGCAACGATGAAGCGCCGCGAGGAAATGAGAAAAGAGCGGCTGAAGCGGGGGGTGCCGACAAAACAATGGATGGAAGAGGAAAGAAAGAAAATTGTCAATAAAGAAGCAGCGATACAAGTGCGTCACATGTATGCGAGCTCATTTGCATTAAGTGAAAAGTTTTATCATGAATTTAAGTCGTTCTGGGATTTGCCGGAGAATTGGAAATTGACAGAAGATGAACTTGACGTCCCAGTCTTTGGCGCAAAAATTAATAAGATAAGATGA
- a CDS encoding acetone carboxylase subunit gamma, with product MEKYDKYDRKTIEELIDGTIDFFKLKEMLSNFKDVDRFDKYISILQERVPWDDLILLPAGLHLYIVQKPDGRRIVKCDCGHEFCEASDNWKLHALIYVRDTEEKLAELYPKLMAPDPEWQVLREYYCPSCATQLEVEAVTPWYPVIKDFEPDIDTFYKEWLKRPLPQAK from the coding sequence ATGGAAAAGTATGATAAATACGACCGCAAGACAATAGAGGAATTAATCGACGGTACGATAGATTTTTTCAAGTTAAAAGAAATGCTTTCCAATTTTAAAGATGTTGACCGGTTTGACAAATATATTAGCATCCTGCAAGAAAGGGTGCCGTGGGATGATCTGATTTTGCTTCCGGCCGGGCTTCATCTCTACATCGTTCAAAAGCCGGACGGCCGGCGCATCGTAAAATGCGATTGCGGGCATGAATTTTGCGAGGCAAGCGACAACTGGAAGCTTCATGCGCTCATCTATGTCCGTGATACAGAAGAAAAATTGGCGGAATTGTATCCAAAATTGATGGCGCCAGATCCGGAATGGCAGGTGCTGCGTGAATATTATTGCCCTAGTTGTGCCACCCAGCTGGAGGTGGAAGCAGTAACACCTTGGTATCCGGTCATCAAAGATTTCGAGCCTGATATCGATACGTTTTATAAAGAATGGCTGAAACGCCCGCTTCCGCAGGCGAAATGA
- the mutL gene encoding DNA mismatch repair endonuclease MutL — protein sequence MGKIRKLDDQLSNKIAAGEVVERPASVVKELVENAIDANSTIIEIELEEAGLMKIRVIDNGDGMEEDDCLIAFERHATSKIKDEHDLFRIRTLGFRGEALPSIASVSEVEMKTGTGDGPGTQVVFKGGKLVKRERTTSRKGTDITVSNLFFNTPARLKYMKTIHTELGHITDVVNRLAMAHPDISFRLRHHGKQLLYTSGNGDVRQVLAAIYGMDVAKKMVPIQAESLDFTVHGFISLPEVTRASRNYISTIVNGRYVRNIPLMKAIEAGYHTLLPIGRYPIVFLSVAMDPILVDVNVHPAKLEVRFSKEAELNDLVTKAVRQALQAQTLIPEVTIKPKETPKPKAEQATWTFEHVVKEPMVSPLVRVEEPKPSSRMEEAKEEANEESLPLSPPAEAPQNSAADERERMSGQTESAEQEQVCVNNDRLPPLYPIGQMHGTYILAQNERGLYIIDQHAAQERIKYEYFREKVGEVTNEVQELLVPLTFHYPADEYVQIDAHREELAKCGVFLEPFGHNTFIVRSHPSWFPKGEEAEIIEEMIQQVIEMKKVDIKQLREKAAILMSCKRSIKANEYLRDDEIFALLESLRKTTDPFTCPHGRPIIIHFSTYELEKMFKRVK from the coding sequence ATGGGAAAAATTCGTAAGCTCGACGACCAGCTGTCCAATAAAATCGCCGCTGGGGAAGTCGTCGAGCGCCCTGCCTCCGTCGTCAAGGAGCTTGTGGAAAACGCGATTGACGCCAATAGCACCATCATTGAAATTGAATTAGAAGAAGCGGGACTAATGAAAATTCGCGTCATCGATAATGGGGATGGAATGGAAGAAGATGATTGCCTGATCGCATTTGAACGGCATGCGACAAGCAAAATCAAGGACGAGCACGATTTGTTCCGCATCCGTACGCTTGGCTTTCGCGGCGAGGCGCTGCCGAGCATCGCCTCCGTCTCGGAAGTCGAAATGAAAACAGGCACCGGAGACGGCCCGGGAACGCAGGTTGTCTTCAAAGGCGGCAAACTCGTCAAGCGTGAACGGACAACAAGCCGCAAAGGGACGGATATTACCGTATCCAACTTGTTTTTTAACACCCCGGCGCGCTTAAAGTATATGAAAACGATTCATACGGAGCTTGGACATATCACCGATGTCGTCAATCGCCTTGCCATGGCGCATCCCGACATTTCGTTTCGCTTGCGCCATCACGGGAAGCAGCTGCTTTATACAAGCGGAAACGGCGATGTGCGTCAGGTGCTTGCCGCAATTTACGGCATGGATGTCGCAAAAAAAATGGTTCCGATTCAAGCAGAATCACTCGATTTCACCGTTCACGGCTTCATCTCGCTTCCGGAAGTGACGCGCGCGTCGCGAAACTATATTTCCACCATTGTCAACGGGCGATATGTGCGCAACATTCCGCTCATGAAAGCGATCGAAGCGGGATATCATACGCTTTTGCCGATCGGCCGCTATCCGATTGTATTTTTATCGGTGGCGATGGATCCGATTTTAGTCGATGTCAACGTCCATCCGGCGAAATTGGAAGTACGCTTCAGCAAAGAAGCCGAATTAAACGATCTCGTCACCAAAGCCGTCCGTCAGGCGCTTCAAGCACAGACGCTTATTCCTGAAGTGACCATCAAACCGAAAGAAACGCCAAAACCAAAAGCGGAACAGGCAACTTGGACGTTTGAACATGTCGTAAAAGAGCCAATGGTTTCTCCACTTGTTCGTGTTGAAGAACCGAAGCCGTCAAGCCGGATGGAAGAAGCAAAAGAAGAAGCAAATGAAGAATCCCTTCCGCTGTCGCCGCCAGCGGAAGCACCGCAAAACAGCGCGGCTGATGAACGAGAGCGGATGAGCGGGCAGACGGAATCAGCCGAACAAGAACAAGTGTGCGTAAATAATGACCGGCTTCCACCGCTTTATCCGATCGGGCAAATGCACGGAACGTACATTTTGGCGCAAAACGAGAGAGGGCTTTACATTATTGACCAGCATGCCGCCCAAGAGCGCATTAAGTACGAATATTTCCGCGAAAAAGTCGGGGAAGTGACAAACGAAGTGCAGGAATTGCTCGTTCCGCTTACGTTTCATTATCCGGCAGACGAATATGTGCAGATTGATGCGCATCGTGAGGAATTGGCGAAATGCGGCGTTTTTTTGGAACCGTTCGGCCACAATACATTCATCGTCCGTTCCCACCCATCGTGGTTTCCTAAAGGGGAAGAAGCGGAAATTATTGAAGAAATGATCCAGCAAGTCATCGAGATGAAAAAAGTCGATATTAAGCAGCTCCGTGAAAAAGCGGCGATTTTAATGAGCTGCAAACGTTCGATAAAAGCGAACGAATACTTGCGCGATGACGAAATTTTTGCCCTGTTGGAATCATTGCGCAAAACGACCGATCCATTTACGTGCCCACACGGCCGGCCGATCATCATCCACTTTTCTACCTATGAACTTGAAAAAATGTTTAAGCGCGTGAAATAG
- a CDS encoding polymer-forming cytoskeletal protein, producing the protein MGNHVRHLTVNGSALTSGGTFHKVTIRGDATINGDLWCDRCKVFGNADVSGNIAVKLFRIFGQANIRGNIQGETIKLFGAMNLRGDAAVAYDFHLCGSAHIDGDVTGGTIHGYGEMKVSRDCEADVFSVKGAVEIGNTLNAEQIELYLHFSDSRIAEIGGKTIRIKRSKAMSILHFLKRFARESAKLKAETIEGDDIYLEHTDAKMVRGDRIIIGPGCNIDFVEYHTSLQQDEKAIVKEKRKRS; encoded by the coding sequence GTGGGAAATCATGTGCGCCATTTAACTGTAAACGGATCTGCCCTCACTTCGGGAGGAACGTTTCATAAAGTGACGATTCGCGGGGACGCTACCATTAACGGTGATTTATGGTGTGATCGTTGCAAGGTGTTTGGCAATGCCGATGTGAGCGGCAACATTGCGGTGAAGTTGTTTCGCATCTTTGGCCAAGCGAACATCCGTGGAAATATTCAAGGAGAAACGATCAAGCTGTTTGGGGCAATGAATTTACGCGGAGATGCCGCTGTGGCATATGATTTTCATCTTTGTGGCTCTGCCCATATAGATGGCGATGTAACAGGAGGAACGATTCATGGCTATGGAGAAATGAAAGTGTCCCGCGATTGTGAAGCAGACGTTTTTTCTGTCAAAGGCGCGGTAGAGATTGGCAATACGTTAAACGCGGAGCAGATTGAATTGTACCTTCATTTTTCTGATAGCCGCATCGCTGAAATTGGCGGGAAAACGATTCGAATAAAACGAAGTAAGGCAATGAGTATTCTTCACTTTTTGAAACGATTTGCCCGCGAATCAGCAAAGTTAAAAGCGGAAACGATTGAAGGGGATGACATTTATTTAGAACATACCGACGCTAAAATGGTCAGAGGCGATCGCATCATCATCGGCCCGGGCTGCAACATTGATTTTGTGGAATATCACACAAGTTTACAGCAAGATGAAAAAGCGATCGTGAAAGAAAAAAGAAAACGATCATAA
- a CDS encoding bactofilin family protein, producing the protein MERKDLVISGSGSASGGRYDLIKISGTGKIHGDTDCNDMAIYGIATMEGNVKAKAAHISGKARITGSLKTEQAKIHGNARINGDLQCKQLDCHGRANVDGNVSADEVHIHGEAVIKGDCDAEQFHARGEFSIGGLLNAGTIQIKLGGHCQAKEIGGERIEVKQQGMTFLKKLLFHVGLTAESIEGDEIYLEHTSAKAVRGNRVVIGPGCDIEIVEYQDEFQCDPGAKVGMYKKV; encoded by the coding sequence ATGGAAAGAAAGGACTTGGTTATATCTGGTTCTGGAAGTGCTTCGGGCGGTCGATATGATTTAATCAAAATTTCTGGGACTGGAAAGATTCATGGAGATACTGACTGCAACGATATGGCGATTTATGGGATAGCGACAATGGAAGGAAACGTGAAAGCAAAGGCGGCGCATATATCCGGAAAAGCCCGGATTACAGGATCATTAAAAACGGAACAAGCAAAAATTCATGGAAACGCCCGGATTAACGGCGATCTGCAATGCAAACAATTGGATTGCCACGGGAGGGCAAATGTTGACGGGAATGTATCGGCGGATGAAGTGCATATTCATGGAGAGGCAGTCATTAAAGGAGACTGTGACGCAGAGCAATTTCACGCGCGAGGAGAGTTTTCCATTGGCGGTTTATTAAATGCGGGGACCATTCAAATAAAGCTTGGCGGACATTGCCAAGCAAAAGAAATCGGCGGGGAACGTATTGAAGTAAAGCAGCAAGGAATGACATTTTTGAAAAAACTGTTATTTCATGTTGGCCTGACCGCCGAAAGCATCGAAGGGGATGAAATTTATTTAGAGCATACGAGCGCGAAAGCAGTCAGAGGCAACCGGGTGGTGATCGGTCCTGGATGCGACATTGAAATCGTCGAATATCAAGATGAGTTTCAATGTGATCCGGGAGCGAAAGTCGGTATGTATAAAAAAGTGTGA
- a CDS encoding YhbD family protein: MKEELISKKELLEQTGISYGQLYRWKRKKLIPEEWFIRKSTFTGQETFFPKEKILARIEKIKQMKDDLSLDELANMFSPNPAAVTLHRDEVVKRNIVSKMALQFYIEQKGEQHIFSFAELLQLYILDQLLQTGEISLEEGKCVFDVFEKHYASFQGRSCELLFLRKMGIAICLLVANGNDVYVEEKAKIIVRLHVPTCVEQLKLMVSEG; this comes from the coding sequence GTGAAAGAAGAATTAATTTCGAAAAAAGAGTTGCTCGAACAAACAGGGATCTCTTATGGCCAGTTGTATCGGTGGAAACGAAAAAAGTTAATTCCTGAAGAATGGTTTATCCGCAAATCAACATTTACGGGGCAAGAAACGTTTTTTCCAAAGGAGAAAATACTGGCGAGAATTGAAAAAATTAAACAGATGAAAGATGATTTATCGCTTGATGAATTAGCGAATATGTTTTCGCCCAACCCTGCCGCGGTGACTCTCCATAGAGATGAAGTTGTAAAACGTAACATTGTTTCGAAAATGGCATTGCAATTTTATATAGAACAAAAAGGGGAACAGCACATATTTTCCTTTGCCGAACTGCTGCAGCTTTATATTCTTGATCAATTGCTGCAGACAGGGGAAATAAGTTTGGAAGAAGGAAAATGCGTATTTGATGTATTCGAGAAACATTATGCCTCTTTTCAAGGCCGGAGCTGTGAGCTGCTGTTTTTGCGGAAAATGGGAATAGCCATATGTTTATTAGTAGCAAATGGAAATGACGTCTATGTCGAAGAAAAAGCAAAAATCATTGTTCGTCTTCACGTGCCGACTTGCGTGGAACAATTAAAGCTAATGGTGTCGGAGGGATAA
- a CDS encoding YjcZ family sporulation protein → MSAGGYAGGGLAFIVVLFILLIIVGCGCFGGRGYGFGGGYGPGFGGGFGPGFGFW, encoded by the coding sequence ATGAGTGCTGGAGGATATGCAGGTGGTGGCCTGGCGTTTATCGTCGTGCTGTTCATCTTATTGATCATTGTTGGTTGCGGCTGTTTTGGTGGTAGAGGATATGGCTTTGGAGGCGGCTACGGACCAGGATTCGGAGGCGGTTTTGGACCAGGATTTGGATTCTGGTAA
- the mutS gene encoding DNA mismatch repair protein MutS — protein sequence MAKYTPMIQQYLDIKAQYPDAFLFFRLGDFYEMFFDDAIKAAQELEITLTSRDGGGDERVPMCGVPYHSAQGYIEQLISKGYKVAICEQVEDPKTAKGVVRREVVQLITPGTVMEGRGLLEKENNYLATVTLFADGTYGFAYTDLSTGENRITILASFEDVMNELYAIGTKEIVLASDFPSDEQQLLKERYGVTISYEDGTEMPEGFATIAGGLAQDKLQITFARLLHYIIRTQKRRLDHMQPVQVYQVDHYMKIDLYSKRNLELTETIRSKGRKGSLLWLLDETVTAMGGRLLKQWLDRPLLDRGQIERRLHMVETLIHHYFERQELRERLREVYDVERLAGRVAYGNVNARDLIQLKKSLQQIPALKDIVAKLADNQAQQLADKLDPCSELVDLLERSIQENPPLSVKEGNIIKDGYNETLDRFRDASRNGKSWIAQLESKERELTGIKSLKIGYNRVFGYYIEVTKPNLHLLPKGRYERKQTLANAERFITQELKEKEALILEAEEKSIELEYELFVDIRERVKQYIPRLQSLAKAISELDVLQSFATVSEERHYVKPQFSEHRELVIQAGRHPVVEKVLGTQTYVPNDCYMNKERELLLITGPNMSGKSTYMRQIALTAIMAQIGCFVPADKAVLPIFDQVFTRIGAADDLVSGQSTFMVEMLEARNAIVHATQNSLILFDEIGRGTSTYDGMALAQAIIEYIHDHIGAKTLFSTHYHELTDLEQSLPKLKNVHVSAVEENGKVVFLHKIEEGPADQSYGIHVAELAGLPSSLIRRAEEILAELEQQEEQRKEEQEEPGGENEAVFEQLSMFAEEKPSKEETRLSKKEKKALETLKSVNLLEMTPLEALNKLYEIQKLLK from the coding sequence ATGGCAAAATATACGCCAATGATTCAGCAATATTTAGACATTAAGGCACAATATCCAGATGCCTTTTTATTTTTTCGTCTTGGCGATTTTTACGAAATGTTTTTTGACGATGCAATCAAAGCGGCGCAGGAACTGGAAATTACGTTGACAAGCCGCGATGGCGGCGGCGACGAGCGGGTGCCGATGTGCGGTGTTCCGTATCATTCCGCGCAAGGGTATATTGAACAATTGATTTCGAAAGGATATAAAGTGGCGATTTGCGAGCAAGTCGAAGATCCGAAGACAGCAAAAGGTGTCGTCCGCCGCGAAGTCGTCCAGCTCATAACTCCCGGAACGGTGATGGAAGGGAGAGGGCTTCTGGAAAAAGAAAACAACTATTTGGCGACGGTGACGCTGTTTGCCGATGGCACGTATGGTTTTGCTTATACGGATTTATCAACAGGGGAAAACCGCATCACGATTCTTGCCTCCTTTGAAGATGTAATGAATGAACTGTATGCGATTGGGACAAAAGAAATTGTCCTTGCCAGCGATTTTCCAAGCGACGAACAACAACTACTGAAAGAACGGTATGGGGTGACGATCTCATACGAAGACGGGACGGAAATGCCGGAAGGATTTGCGACGATTGCCGGCGGGCTTGCGCAGGACAAGCTGCAAATCACGTTTGCCCGCCTTCTTCATTACATCATCCGTACGCAAAAACGGCGCCTTGATCATATGCAGCCTGTGCAAGTGTATCAAGTCGACCACTATATGAAAATCGATTTGTATTCGAAGCGAAATCTGGAATTAACCGAGACGATCCGTTCCAAAGGGCGGAAAGGTTCGCTCTTATGGCTGCTTGATGAAACGGTGACAGCGATGGGTGGACGATTGCTGAAGCAATGGCTCGACCGCCCGCTTTTGGACCGCGGACAAATTGAACGGCGCTTGCATATGGTTGAAACATTGATTCATCACTATTTCGAGCGCCAAGAGCTGCGCGAACGCCTCCGTGAAGTGTATGACGTCGAGCGCCTTGCCGGCCGCGTCGCCTACGGAAACGTAAATGCGCGCGATTTAATTCAGCTCAAAAAATCGCTGCAGCAAATTCCGGCGTTAAAAGATATTGTCGCAAAGCTTGCCGATAACCAAGCGCAGCAGCTTGCCGACAAACTTGACCCGTGTTCGGAGCTTGTCGATCTGTTGGAGCGGTCGATTCAAGAAAATCCGCCATTATCTGTTAAAGAAGGCAACATCATTAAAGACGGGTATAATGAGACGCTCGACCGTTTCCGTGATGCAAGCCGCAACGGAAAATCATGGATTGCCCAATTAGAAAGCAAAGAGCGGGAGCTAACCGGAATTAAATCGTTGAAAATCGGGTATAATCGCGTGTTTGGCTATTACATTGAGGTGACAAAACCAAACCTTCATTTATTGCCGAAAGGGCGCTATGAGCGGAAACAGACGCTTGCCAACGCCGAGCGTTTTATTACCCAGGAATTAAAAGAAAAAGAAGCGCTCATTTTAGAAGCGGAAGAAAAAAGCATTGAATTAGAATACGAATTGTTTGTCGACATCCGTGAACGCGTCAAACAATATATTCCGCGTCTGCAATCATTGGCGAAAGCAATCAGCGAGCTTGATGTGTTGCAATCGTTTGCGACTGTCAGCGAAGAACGCCATTATGTGAAACCGCAGTTTTCCGAGCACCGGGAACTTGTCATTCAAGCGGGCCGCCATCCTGTAGTGGAAAAAGTGCTTGGGACGCAAACATATGTACCGAACGATTGTTATATGAATAAAGAGCGGGAACTGTTGCTGATTACAGGGCCGAATATGTCCGGAAAAAGCACGTACATGCGGCAAATTGCCCTAACTGCCATCATGGCGCAAATCGGCTGTTTTGTGCCAGCAGATAAAGCAGTGCTCCCGATTTTTGACCAAGTGTTTACGAGAATCGGCGCTGCGGATGATTTAGTGTCAGGGCAAAGCACGTTTATGGTGGAAATGCTTGAGGCGCGCAACGCGATCGTTCACGCGACGCAAAACAGCCTTATTTTGTTCGATGAAATCGGGCGCGGCACGTCCACGTACGATGGGATGGCGCTGGCGCAGGCGATCATCGAATACATTCATGACCATATTGGCGCAAAAACGTTGTTTAGCACGCATTATCACGAATTAACGGATCTGGAGCAATCGCTGCCGAAGCTGAAGAACGTCCATGTAAGCGCCGTCGAGGAAAACGGAAAAGTCGTGTTTCTTCATAAAATTGAAGAAGGCCCGGCTGACCAAAGCTATGGTATTCATGTCGCCGAACTTGCCGGCCTCCCTTCCTCCCTCATTCGACGCGCTGAGGAAATTTTAGCGGAGCTGGAGCAGCAAGAAGAGCAGCGAAAAGAAGAACAAGAAGAACCGGGCGGCGAAAATGAAGCGGTCTTCGAACAACTTAGCATGTTCGCCGAAGAAAAGCCTTCTAAAGAAGAAACCCGTCTATCGAAAAAAGAAAAAAAGGCGCTTGAAACGCTGAAGTCCGTCAATTTACTGGAAATGACACCGCTTGAAGCGTTAAATAAATTATACGAAATTCAAAAACTGTTAAAGTAA
- a CDS encoding GNAT family N-acetyltransferase: protein MEKLKDSEFKKVLRLVSNHAKTCPTFCYSVLNRMITGVVYADNSKCPKSALVGTKSGIYFIVGDETNHAFNHSFQAFYIHQAQEKRARFTLFSSTAKWDATINKLLKDATVQMKRYSFAFHPNKCSLEPMQIPKEFILKRIDETTIQYSTEFNHSYYEEYWGSVANFLANDFGYCVLHNERVVSECTSIFVGDAIAEVDIATHKEYRGNGLAFITAKAFIHHCLKNNFIPRWDCDVNNLASIKLAKKLGFDHPTEYSIFVRKS from the coding sequence TTGGAAAAATTAAAAGATAGTGAGTTTAAAAAGGTACTACGGTTAGTAAGCAATCATGCAAAGACTTGCCCAACATTTTGTTATTCTGTCTTGAATCGCATGATCACAGGAGTGGTTTATGCGGATAACTCAAAATGCCCCAAATCAGCATTAGTCGGAACAAAGTCAGGCATTTACTTTATTGTTGGCGATGAAACCAATCATGCTTTTAATCATTCATTCCAAGCGTTTTATATCCATCAAGCACAGGAAAAAAGAGCACGATTTACTTTATTTTCATCCACTGCAAAATGGGATGCAACAATCAATAAATTATTAAAAGATGCAACAGTACAAATGAAAAGATACTCATTTGCTTTTCATCCAAATAAATGTTCCTTGGAGCCAATGCAAATTCCCAAGGAATTTATTCTAAAAAGAATAGACGAAACTACAATCCAATATAGCACTGAATTTAATCATTCCTACTATGAAGAATACTGGGGATCGGTAGCAAATTTTCTGGCAAATGATTTTGGATATTGTGTTTTACATAATGAAAGAGTTGTCAGTGAATGCACATCCATATTTGTTGGCGATGCCATCGCTGAAGTGGATATTGCAACCCATAAAGAATATCGAGGGAATGGTCTTGCTTTTATTACTGCTAAAGCATTTATTCATCATTGCTTAAAAAACAATTTTATTCCAAGATGGGACTGTGATGTTAATAACTTAGCCTCCATAAAGTTAGCAAAAAAATTAGGATTTGATCACCCAACAGAATACTCAATATTTGTAAGAAAATCCTAA